One window of the Lynx canadensis isolate LIC74 chromosome D3, mLynCan4.pri.v2, whole genome shotgun sequence genome contains the following:
- the RPRD1A gene encoding regulation of nuclear pre-mRNA domain-containing protein 1A isoform X3: MSAFSEAALEKKLSELSNSQQSVQTLSLWLIHHRKHSRPIVTVWERELRKAKPNRKLTFLYLANDVIQNSKRKGPEFTKDFAPVIVEAFKHVSSETDESCKKHLGRVLSIWEERSVYENDVLEQLKQALYGDKKPRKRTYEQIKVDENENCSSLGSPSEPPQTLDLVRALQDLENAASGDAAVHQRIASLPVEVQEVSLLDKITDKESGERLSKMVEDACMLLADYNGRLAAEIDDRKQLTRMLADFLRCQKEALAEKEHKLEVGAFTQMLFAPH, translated from the exons ATGTCAGCCTTCTCTGAGGCGGCGCTGGAGAAGAAGCTGTCGGAGTTGAGCAACTCGCAGCAGAGCGTGCAGACCTTGTCCCTGTGGCTCATCCACCACCGCAAGCATTCCCGGCCCATCGTCACCGTGTGGGAGCGGGAGCTGCGTAAAG ccaaACCAAACAGGAAGCTTACTTTTCTCTACCTAGCCAATGATGTCATTCAGAACAGCAAAAGGAAGGGGCCGGAGTTTACAAAAGATTTTGCGCCAGTTATAGTGGAGGCTTTTAAACATGTTTCAAG tgaaaCTGATGAAAGTTGTAAGAAGCACCTTGGAAGGGTATTATCTATTTGGGAAGAAAGGTCTGTTTATGAGAATGATGTGTTAGAACAACTTAAGCAAGCTCTGT ATGGCGATAAGAAGCCTAGGAAGCGAACTTATGAACAGATAAAGgtggatgaaaatgaaaactgttcCTCTCTGGGATCTCCAAGTGAACCACCACAG ACTCTAGATCTTGTTAGAGCATTACAAGATCTAGAGAATGCAGCTTCAGGTGATGCAGCAGTTCATCAGAGGATAGCGTCTTTGCCTGTTGAAGTCCAAGAAGTATCCCTACTAGATAAAAtaacag ATAAAGAATCTGGAGAAAGGCTTTCTAAAATGGTAGAGGATGCTTGTATGTTGCTGGCAGATTACAATGGCAGATTGGCGGCTGAAATAGATGATAGGAAGCAACTCACTCGAATGTTAGCAGATTTTCTTCGTTGTCAAAAGGAAGCCCTTGCAGAGAAAGAGCATAAATTGGAA
- the RPRD1A gene encoding regulation of nuclear pre-mRNA domain-containing protein 1A isoform X2 → MSAFSEAALEKKLSELSNSQQSVQTLSLWLIHHRKHSRPIVTVWERELRKAKPNRKLTFLYLANDVIQNSKRKGPEFTKDFAPVIVEAFKHVSSETDESCKKHLGRVLSIWEERSVYENDVLEQLKQALYGDKKPRKRTYEQIKVDENENCSSLGSPSEPPQTLDLVRALQDLENAASGDAAVHQRIASLPVEVQEVSLLDKITDKESGERLSKMVEDACMLLADYNGRLAAEIDDRKQLTRMLADFLRCQKEALAEKEHKLEVLDMGVSSNESSSLAYSSC, encoded by the exons ATGTCAGCCTTCTCTGAGGCGGCGCTGGAGAAGAAGCTGTCGGAGTTGAGCAACTCGCAGCAGAGCGTGCAGACCTTGTCCCTGTGGCTCATCCACCACCGCAAGCATTCCCGGCCCATCGTCACCGTGTGGGAGCGGGAGCTGCGTAAAG ccaaACCAAACAGGAAGCTTACTTTTCTCTACCTAGCCAATGATGTCATTCAGAACAGCAAAAGGAAGGGGCCGGAGTTTACAAAAGATTTTGCGCCAGTTATAGTGGAGGCTTTTAAACATGTTTCAAG tgaaaCTGATGAAAGTTGTAAGAAGCACCTTGGAAGGGTATTATCTATTTGGGAAGAAAGGTCTGTTTATGAGAATGATGTGTTAGAACAACTTAAGCAAGCTCTGT ATGGCGATAAGAAGCCTAGGAAGCGAACTTATGAACAGATAAAGgtggatgaaaatgaaaactgttcCTCTCTGGGATCTCCAAGTGAACCACCACAG ACTCTAGATCTTGTTAGAGCATTACAAGATCTAGAGAATGCAGCTTCAGGTGATGCAGCAGTTCATCAGAGGATAGCGTCTTTGCCTGTTGAAGTCCAAGAAGTATCCCTACTAGATAAAAtaacag ATAAAGAATCTGGAGAAAGGCTTTCTAAAATGGTAGAGGATGCTTGTATGTTGCTGGCAGATTACAATGGCAGATTGGCGGCTGAAATAGATGATAGGAAGCAACTCACTCGAATGTTAGCAGATTTTCTTCGTTGTCAAAAGGAAGCCCTTGCAGAGAAAGAGCATAAATTGGAA GTATTGGACATGGGCGTATCTTCTAACGAGTCATCATCATTAGCATATTCTTCctgctaa